A genomic segment from Clostridia bacterium encodes:
- a CDS encoding BTAD domain-containing putative transcriptional regulator — protein sequence MTWTDAADHSAHSRGDCAAPQVDGVDALRVYCLGVFRVVRPGDTSPIGVGSTQKAWALFKYLVSRRGTAAPTSEIIRVFWPKSDSDDNTSQLRTTLSRLKSMLEPGSRSYSRSSYLTCARDVCAFNPSAKVWIDVEEFERTCAHALKLRASDEAAAGNLFCDALELYRGYFLAEDPYSDWTVVPREHYRRLFMESSKEAARILMGASDCTRARAVLQHALAEDSFAEELHILYARALMGLGDWTGAADHYSYSTGLLYRELGISPSEEYKQLYQDLREHQPARTCKRTGSDRAEPDRKAMDQSARTCKRTELEEMLISVGDAPGALKCDVEVFHQLLALERRRVARTGEESSVVFVTVGSSDSSDQPDLVGNGAALDRIEAAYSGALRKGDAVCRFDDAHLVFLLTSTDLRGAEIVAGRIRDLASTDPQLLGVIADVTTRALDPVR from the coding sequence GTGCGGCCAGGCGACACGAGCCCAATTGGTGTGGGTTCAACGCAGAAGGCATGGGCGCTTTTCAAGTATCTCGTGTCGCGGCGCGGGACTGCGGCGCCAACCTCTGAGATAATCCGGGTGTTCTGGCCCAAGAGCGACAGCGACGACAACACATCCCAGCTGCGCACGACGCTCTCCAGGCTCAAGAGCATGCTGGAGCCTGGCAGTAGGTCCTACTCTAGGTCCAGCTATCTGACGTGCGCCAGGGATGTGTGTGCATTCAACCCGTCCGCGAAGGTGTGGATCGACGTCGAGGAGTTTGAACGCACCTGCGCTCATGCACTCAAGCTCAGAGCGTCGGACGAGGCTGCGGCGGGCAACCTGTTCTGCGATGCTCTCGAGTTGTACAGGGGCTATTTCCTTGCTGAGGACCCATATTCTGACTGGACCGTGGTTCCACGGGAGCATTACCGCAGGCTGTTCATGGAGTCGTCCAAGGAGGCCGCGAGGATTCTCATGGGCGCATCCGACTGCACAAGGGCAAGGGCTGTCCTGCAGCACGCTTTAGCTGAGGATAGCTTCGCAGAGGAGCTTCACATTCTCTATGCTCGGGCGCTCATGGGTCTAGGCGACTGGACTGGCGCTGCGGACCACTATTCGTACAGCACCGGCCTTCTTTACCGGGAGCTTGGGATCAGTCCATCGGAGGAGTACAAGCAGCTCTACCAGGATCTCCGTGAGCACCAGCCCGCGCGGACCTGCAAGCGTACAGGTTCAGACCGGGCTGAGCCAGACCGAAAGGCAATGGACCAGTCCGCGCGGACCTGCAAGCGTACAGAGCTTGAGGAGATGCTCATCTCAGTTGGTGATGCGCCCGGTGCACTCAAGTGCGATGTGGAGGTCTTCCACCAACTGCTGGCCCTGGAGAGAAGGCGAGTGGCAAGGACGGGCGAGGAGTCCTCTGTTGTTTTCGTTACCGTTGGATCGAGCGACTCGTCGGACCAGCCTGATCTAGTTGGAAACGGTGCAGCCCTGGATAGGATCGAGGCGGCGTACAGCGGCGCCCTCCGAAAGGGCGATGCGGTGTGCAGGTTTGACGATGCCCACCTCGTCTTTCTTCTCACCTCCACCGATCTGCGGGGCGCAGAGATAGTTGCAGGCAGAATTCGGGACCTCGCCTCCACTGATCCTCAGTTGCTCGGAGTTATCGCTGATGTGACGACCCGGGCTCTCGATCCTGTCAGGTAG